Proteins from a single region of Streptomyces sp. HUAS 15-9:
- a CDS encoding class II aldolase/adducin family protein encodes MTDSSSALGRERAAVADACRRLGAAGLLIGTAGNVSVRVGERVAVTATGAVLAQLTAGQVSVVDLDGKVVAGTLRPTSELELHLGVYRRYGAGAVVHTHAPMATALSCVLDELPCIHYQLLALGGSVRVAPYATFGTPALAESVLGALEGRSAALMASHGALTHGPTLDKAVENALLLEWACGVYQHAAALGTPRVLDEQQQRAVIEAAVARNYGTAQSVPPAREGNR; translated from the coding sequence ATGACGGACTCAAGCTCCGCGCTGGGCCGGGAGAGAGCCGCCGTCGCGGACGCCTGCCGCCGTCTGGGGGCGGCGGGACTGCTGATCGGCACGGCCGGAAACGTCAGTGTGCGGGTGGGGGAGCGGGTCGCGGTCACCGCGACCGGAGCGGTGCTCGCCCAGTTGACCGCCGGTCAGGTGAGCGTGGTCGACCTGGACGGGAAGGTCGTCGCCGGGACCCTGCGGCCGACCTCCGAACTGGAACTCCACCTCGGCGTCTACCGGCGCTACGGCGCAGGCGCCGTCGTGCACACCCACGCCCCGATGGCCACCGCCCTGTCCTGCGTCCTGGACGAACTGCCCTGCATCCACTACCAGTTGCTCGCCCTCGGTGGCAGCGTCAGGGTGGCCCCGTACGCCACGTTCGGCACCCCGGCACTCGCCGAGTCGGTCCTCGGGGCACTGGAGGGCCGCAGCGCCGCCCTGATGGCCAGTCACGGGGCGCTCACCCACGGCCCGACGCTCGACAAGGCGGTCGAGAACGCCCTGCTGCTGGAGTGGGCCTGCGGTGTCTACCAGCACGCGGCCGCCCTCGGCACTCCCCGTGTGCTCGACGAGCAGCAGCAACGCGCGGTGATCGAGGCCGCGGTCGCACGCAATTACGGCACCGCTCAGTCCGTACCACCCGCACGGGAGGGAAACCGATGA
- a CDS encoding Cof-type HAD-IIB family hydrolase, which yields MPASPASLRAAPGLPTEPADIRLIVTDMDGTLLDDAKRIPEGLWPMLAELRRRGVLFSPASGRQYATLARQFADVADGMVFIAENGTYVVRDGVELSSDVLAPAVAAGLARAVRRLVADGVDVGAVVCGKRAAYVERTDEPFLAEVRKYYVEHRVVEDVTAVDDDVIKVALFDFGRAERTTAPALSAFADTHQVVVSGEHWVDVMNRTADKGAALRGLQRELGITPAQTMVFGDYLNDLEMLDAAEWSFAMANAHPEVVGRARHLAPSNNDNGVLRTIARVLGMSGGGLAPAT from the coding sequence ATGCCCGCCTCCCCCGCGTCCCTCCGTGCCGCTCCCGGCCTGCCCACCGAACCCGCCGACATCCGGCTGATCGTCACCGACATGGACGGCACGCTCCTGGACGACGCCAAGCGGATCCCGGAGGGGCTGTGGCCCATGCTGGCCGAACTGCGCCGCCGCGGTGTGCTGTTCAGCCCGGCGAGCGGCCGCCAGTACGCCACGCTGGCACGGCAGTTCGCCGATGTGGCCGACGGCATGGTGTTCATCGCGGAGAACGGCACCTATGTGGTGCGCGACGGGGTGGAGCTGAGCTCGGACGTACTGGCGCCCGCCGTCGCGGCCGGCCTCGCGCGGGCCGTACGGCGGCTGGTGGCGGACGGCGTGGACGTGGGTGCCGTCGTCTGCGGCAAGCGGGCCGCGTACGTGGAGCGGACCGACGAGCCCTTTCTGGCCGAGGTGCGCAAGTACTACGTCGAGCACCGCGTCGTCGAGGACGTCACCGCGGTCGACGACGACGTGATCAAGGTGGCCCTGTTCGACTTCGGCCGGGCCGAGCGGACCACGGCGCCCGCCCTGTCGGCCTTCGCGGACACCCACCAGGTCGTCGTCTCCGGCGAGCACTGGGTCGACGTCATGAACCGCACCGCCGACAAGGGCGCCGCCCTGCGCGGTCTGCAGCGCGAGCTCGGTATCACTCCCGCGCAGACCATGGTGTTCGGCGACTACCTCAACGACCTGGAGATGCTCGACGCCGCCGAGTGGTCCTTCGCCATGGCCAACGCCCACCCGGAAGTGGTCGGCCGCGCCCGCCATTTGGCCCCGTCCAACAACGACAACGGGGTGCTGCGCACGATCGCCCGGGTGCTGGGGATGTCCGGCGGCGGCTTGGCACCGGCGACCTGA
- a CDS encoding glutamine synthetase family protein: MTTLVDPVPGGRPGDVRRADALAAELAERGVRGVVLAYVDTAGIGRVKTVPTARLADAAAWGIGMSPVFDTFLADDSIVTTDVLGSPDGDLRLYPDLDGLVELAGQPGWAWAPVDRITQEGERHPGCSRTFLRRLVADAEERLGFTFRAGIEIEWSAGLGSAPAGEFVPAVSGPAYGATRQVELSDYTADLLAACAAQGVDVEQIHPEYAPGQFELSAGPLDPVAAADSSVLVRQTIRAVSQRHGLRVSFAPAVSAEGVGNGGHIHLSCLRDGVNLHAGGAGRYGMTAEAESFTAGVLTRLPALTAVTAPSPASYLRLKPSQWAGVFTAWGRETREAALRVVTGTAGRQEQSANLEVKPVDLAANPYLALGCVIAAGLDGTASAAPLPEEITGDPARFGAEEAAARGVHRLPVSLKEAVERFRADEVLRAALGPVLADAVSAVRLGEAAAVEGLDDAQVAAAYRWKY; this comes from the coding sequence ATGACCACCCTTGTCGACCCCGTGCCCGGTGGACGTCCGGGCGATGTCCGGCGGGCCGACGCGCTCGCCGCGGAGCTGGCCGAGCGGGGCGTGCGCGGAGTCGTACTGGCCTATGTGGACACCGCGGGCATCGGCCGGGTGAAGACGGTCCCGACGGCGCGGCTCGCCGACGCGGCGGCCTGGGGCATCGGGATGTCCCCCGTCTTCGACACATTCCTGGCCGACGACTCCATCGTCACGACCGACGTCCTCGGCTCCCCGGACGGCGATCTGCGGCTCTACCCGGACCTCGACGGGCTGGTGGAGCTGGCCGGGCAGCCCGGCTGGGCCTGGGCCCCCGTCGACCGCATCACCCAGGAGGGCGAGCGCCACCCCGGATGCAGCCGCACCTTCCTGCGCCGCCTGGTCGCGGACGCCGAGGAGCGGCTCGGGTTCACCTTCCGCGCGGGCATCGAGATCGAGTGGTCGGCCGGTCTCGGATCGGCGCCCGCCGGGGAGTTCGTCCCGGCGGTGTCCGGTCCGGCGTACGGCGCGACCCGGCAGGTCGAGCTGAGCGACTACACCGCCGACCTGCTCGCGGCCTGCGCCGCGCAGGGGGTGGACGTGGAGCAGATCCATCCCGAGTACGCGCCCGGCCAGTTCGAGCTGTCGGCCGGGCCGCTGGACCCGGTGGCGGCAGCCGACAGCAGCGTGCTGGTGCGGCAGACCATCCGCGCGGTGTCGCAGCGCCACGGCCTGCGCGTGTCCTTCGCCCCGGCCGTGTCCGCCGAGGGGGTCGGCAACGGCGGCCACATCCATCTCTCCTGTCTGCGCGACGGGGTGAATCTGCACGCCGGGGGCGCGGGCCGGTACGGCATGACGGCCGAGGCCGAGTCGTTCACGGCCGGGGTGCTCACCCGGCTGCCCGCGCTGACGGCCGTGACCGCGCCGAGTCCGGCGAGCTATCTGCGGCTCAAGCCCTCCCAGTGGGCCGGGGTGTTCACCGCCTGGGGCCGGGAGACCCGCGAGGCCGCGCTGCGGGTGGTCACCGGTACGGCAGGCCGCCAGGAGCAGTCGGCGAACCTGGAGGTCAAACCGGTCGACCTGGCCGCCAACCCCTATCTCGCCCTGGGCTGCGTCATCGCCGCCGGGCTCGACGGGACGGCGTCGGCCGCGCCCCTGCCCGAGGAGATCACCGGGGACCCGGCACGGTTCGGAGCCGAGGAGGCGGCGGCCCGGGGCGTGCACCGGCTGCCGGTCTCGCTGAAGGAGGCCGTGGAACGGTTCCGCGCGGACGAGGTGCTGCGTGCCGCGCTGGGCCCGGTCCTCGCCGACGCCGTGAGCGCCGTACGCCTCGGGGAGGCCGCCGCCGTCGAGGGCCTCGACGACGCGCAGGTGGCGGCGGCCTACCGCTGGAAGTACTGA
- a CDS encoding amidohydrolase produces the protein MAASGPVREALAGLPLVDHHCHGAVMADLDPPEFESLITEGEVWPGSGISPFDSPVGVAVRRHCAPLLDLPRHAPAADYLARRSALGWREVNRRFLTAAGAEAFCVDTGYAPHPVTGPAELARAAGAAAHEVVRLEGVAEAVLARGVEAGEYARVFRAAAEDAVRRPGVVAVKSVAAYRTGFGLDPARPADADVTRAARHALGSGTGRMADPVLVRHLLWTAVDLGLPLQLHTGLGDNDIRLHRSDPALLTDWLHLTSGTIPVLFLHCWPYQRQAAYLAAVFEHVYLDVGLALHYAGPARSRAILEEALEITPFRKLLYSSDAYGVAEFHHLGALSFRQGLTALLQDRVDADELSLPDALLIAAWTGRDNARRLYGLPVSDHGRD, from the coding sequence ATGGCCGCGTCCGGACCGGTCCGGGAGGCGCTCGCCGGTCTGCCGCTGGTGGACCACCACTGCCACGGCGCCGTCATGGCCGACCTCGACCCGCCGGAGTTCGAGTCACTGATCACTGAGGGCGAGGTGTGGCCCGGCAGCGGGATCTCCCCTTTCGACAGCCCCGTCGGCGTGGCCGTACGGCGGCACTGCGCGCCTCTGCTGGATCTGCCCCGGCATGCGCCCGCTGCCGACTATCTCGCCCGGCGCTCCGCCCTGGGCTGGCGCGAGGTCAACCGGCGGTTCCTCACCGCGGCGGGGGCCGAGGCGTTCTGCGTGGACACGGGTTATGCCCCGCATCCCGTCACCGGTCCGGCGGAGCTGGCGCGGGCCGCGGGCGCTGCGGCGCACGAGGTCGTACGCCTGGAGGGGGTGGCCGAGGCGGTCCTCGCGCGGGGCGTCGAGGCGGGCGAGTACGCGCGCGTGTTCCGGGCGGCCGCGGAGGACGCCGTACGGCGCCCGGGTGTGGTGGCGGTGAAGTCGGTGGCCGCCTACCGCACCGGCTTCGGCCTGGACCCCGCGAGACCGGCGGACGCGGACGTGACACGGGCGGCCCGGCACGCCCTCGGATCCGGCACCGGCCGCATGGCCGACCCGGTCCTGGTACGGCATCTGCTGTGGACCGCCGTGGACCTCGGACTGCCGCTCCAGCTCCACACCGGACTCGGCGACAACGACATCCGGCTGCACCGCTCCGACCCCGCCCTGCTGACGGACTGGCTGCATCTGACGAGCGGCACGATCCCGGTGCTGTTCCTGCACTGCTGGCCCTACCAGCGGCAGGCCGCCTATCTGGCGGCGGTGTTCGAGCACGTGTACCTCGACGTCGGGCTCGCCCTGCACTACGCGGGGCCGGCCCGGTCCCGGGCGATCCTGGAGGAGGCCCTGGAGATCACCCCGTTCCGCAAACTTCTGTACAGCTCCGATGCCTACGGTGTGGCCGAATTCCACCACCTCGGCGCGCTGTCGTTCCGGCAGGGGCTGACGGCGCTGCTCCAGGACCGGGTGGACGCCGACGAGCTGAGCCTGCCCGATGCCCTGCTGATCGCCGCCTGGACGGGGCGTGACAACGCCCGTCGCCTGTACGGACTGCCCGTATCCGACCACGGCCGCGACTGA
- a CDS encoding thiolase family protein: MRPVHFAAARRTPIGKLRGALSPVRPDDLAATVIRHLVAEVPALDPARIDDVYWGAANQAGEDNRNIARMAALLAGLPESVPGATVNRLCASGLEAVTTAARTVAAGEADIVIAGGSESMSRAPFVLPRPDEALPHRIETVDTRLGWRLVNPAMKELHGLLSMGETAEEVAERYGITRERQDEFALRSHQLAAAARKNGHFDDELLPVERPDGIVVDSDECVREDTSYEKLARLKPVFRDGGTVTAGNASPMNDGAAGLLLVSEEALNELGLESLGRYVAGASAGVHPDVMGIGPVPATRKALARAGWETRDLQEAEFNEAFAAQALACVDQLGIDPELVNPTGGAIALGHPLGCSGARILTTLLHRMRRTGAERGLATMCVGVGQGSAVLVERH, translated from the coding sequence GTGCGTCCCGTCCACTTCGCGGCCGCCCGCCGCACCCCCATCGGCAAGCTGCGCGGCGCCCTGTCCCCGGTCCGGCCCGACGACCTGGCGGCGACGGTGATCCGCCACCTGGTCGCCGAGGTGCCCGCGCTCGACCCGGCCCGCATCGACGACGTCTACTGGGGTGCAGCCAACCAGGCGGGCGAGGACAACCGCAATATCGCCCGGATGGCCGCACTGCTCGCCGGGCTGCCCGAATCCGTACCCGGCGCCACCGTCAACCGGCTCTGCGCCTCCGGCCTGGAGGCGGTCACCACCGCCGCACGCACCGTCGCCGCGGGCGAGGCCGACATCGTGATCGCCGGCGGCTCCGAGTCCATGAGCCGGGCCCCCTTCGTCCTGCCCCGCCCCGACGAGGCCCTGCCGCACCGCATCGAGACCGTCGACACCCGCCTCGGCTGGCGCCTGGTCAACCCCGCGATGAAGGAGCTCCACGGCCTGCTGTCCATGGGCGAGACCGCCGAGGAGGTCGCCGAGCGGTACGGCATCACACGCGAGCGCCAGGACGAGTTCGCGCTGCGCAGCCACCAACTCGCCGCCGCCGCACGGAAGAACGGCCACTTCGACGACGAACTCCTGCCCGTCGAGCGCCCGGACGGCATCGTCGTCGACAGCGACGAGTGCGTCCGCGAGGACACCTCGTACGAGAAGCTCGCCCGGCTGAAGCCGGTCTTCCGCGACGGCGGGACGGTCACCGCGGGCAACGCCTCGCCGATGAACGACGGCGCGGCCGGACTGCTGCTGGTCAGCGAGGAGGCCCTGAACGAGCTGGGGCTGGAGTCGCTGGGCCGGTACGTCGCCGGTGCCTCCGCCGGTGTCCACCCCGACGTGATGGGCATCGGCCCGGTGCCCGCCACCCGCAAGGCGCTCGCCCGCGCGGGCTGGGAGACCCGCGACCTCCAGGAGGCCGAGTTCAACGAGGCGTTCGCCGCCCAGGCCCTCGCCTGCGTCGACCAGCTCGGCATCGACCCGGAGCTGGTGAACCCGACCGGCGGCGCGATCGCGCTCGGCCATCCGCTGGGCTGCTCCGGCGCCCGCATCCTCACCACCCTGCTCCACCGCATGCGGCGCACGGGAGCGGAGCGCGGGCTGGCGACCATGTGCGTGGGCGTGGGGCAGGGGAGTGCGGTGCTGGTGGAAAGGCACTGA
- a CDS encoding NUDIX hydrolase family protein — protein MTETTPGWLSTDELEMARARMPILYVEAVPVRVDDSGDVTSIGLLLRIGPDGTVSRTLVSGRVLHHERVRDALLRHLEKDLGPVALPRVPPSLQPFTVAEYFPTTGVTPYHDPRQHAVSLAYVVPVAGDCRPRQDALDLVWFTPQEAVSAAVQSEMPGGHGVLLKQALAHVGHVA, from the coding sequence ATGACCGAAACCACGCCCGGCTGGCTGTCCACGGACGAGCTGGAAATGGCCCGCGCCCGTATGCCGATCCTGTACGTCGAGGCCGTGCCCGTGCGCGTCGACGACAGCGGCGACGTCACCAGCATCGGCCTGCTGCTCCGCATCGGGCCGGACGGAACGGTCAGCCGGACCCTGGTCTCCGGCCGTGTCCTGCACCACGAACGGGTCCGTGACGCCCTGTTGCGCCATCTGGAGAAGGACCTCGGCCCGGTGGCTCTGCCGCGGGTCCCGCCCTCCCTGCAGCCGTTCACGGTCGCCGAGTACTTCCCGACCACGGGTGTCACCCCGTACCACGACCCGCGCCAGCACGCGGTGTCCCTCGCCTACGTCGTGCCCGTGGCCGGCGACTGCCGGCCCCGGCAGGACGCCCTGGACCTGGTGTGGTTCACCCCGCAGGAGGCCGTCTCGGCGGCGGTCCAGAGCGAGATGCCGGGCGGCCACGGCGTGCTGCTGAAGCAGGCCCTCGCGCATGTGGGCCACGTGGCCTGA
- a CDS encoding SAM-dependent methyltransferase, which translates to MSESHPAEGGTARLNTTVAHNARVWNYWIGGKDHYEVDQRVGEHVAGMFPVIRAVARADRDFLGRTVRFLAGERGVRQFLDIGTGLPTVDNTHEIAQRIAPESRIVYVDNDPIVLMHARTLLTSAPEGVTDYIDADVHDPDSIVLHAAETLDLARPVAVMMLGILNFVLDTDKARDIVHRVMAMVPSGSFVVLTHPTFDADLGGEGNIAAMKFWNENATPPITARTRAEIAGFLDGLDLLEPGLVPCSQWRAGTDSAAAVPQFGAVAVKP; encoded by the coding sequence GTGAGCGAGAGTCACCCGGCGGAGGGTGGGACGGCGAGGCTGAACACCACCGTGGCGCACAACGCGCGGGTCTGGAACTACTGGATCGGCGGCAAGGACCACTACGAGGTCGACCAGCGGGTCGGCGAGCATGTCGCCGGGATGTTCCCGGTGATCCGCGCGGTGGCACGCGCGGACCGCGACTTCCTGGGCCGGACGGTGCGGTTCCTGGCCGGTGAGCGCGGGGTGCGGCAGTTCCTCGACATCGGCACCGGTCTGCCGACCGTCGACAACACGCACGAGATAGCACAGCGGATCGCACCCGAGTCCCGGATCGTGTACGTCGACAACGACCCGATCGTGCTCATGCACGCCCGCACACTGCTGACCAGCGCCCCCGAGGGCGTCACCGACTACATCGACGCGGATGTGCACGACCCGGACAGCATCGTCCTGCACGCCGCCGAGACCCTCGACCTGGCCCGGCCCGTCGCGGTGATGATGCTGGGCATCCTCAACTTCGTGCTCGACACCGACAAGGCGCGGGACATCGTGCACCGGGTCATGGCGATGGTCCCCTCGGGGAGTTTCGTCGTTCTCACGCACCCGACCTTCGACGCCGACCTCGGCGGCGAGGGCAACATCGCCGCGATGAAGTTCTGGAACGAGAACGCCACCCCGCCGATCACCGCCCGTACCCGCGCCGAGATCGCCGGCTTCCTCGACGGCCTCGACCTGCTGGAGCCGGGTCTGGTGCCGTGCTCCCAGTGGCGCGCCGGGACCGACTCCGCCGCCGCGGTACCGCAGTTCGGCGCGGTGGCCGTGAAACCCTGA
- a CDS encoding NADP-dependent oxidoreductase translates to MDTMHAVRGHRRGGPKELTYEDAPRPVPGAGEVLVAVRSASITRGELDWDATWTDALDGSGNLRVPIVPSKEVSGVVVAAGPGATDWGPGDEVYGLIPFTRDGAAAEFTTVPAAVLAAKPPRLDHDRAAALPLAGLTAWQALVTHGGVRPGAHVLVHGGAGGVGSIAVQVAAALGARVVATATAETADFVRELGADEVVDRRAGRFEAFVEDVDLVLDTVGGDTQDRSWLVLRPGGVLVSIVSPPDPTRAGGVFFVVEPDRTGLEELSRLVKDRKLTPRVDRVVPLEETPQAYAALEHANRRGKIVIRVS, encoded by the coding sequence ATGGACACGATGCACGCGGTACGGGGTCACCGGCGCGGTGGCCCGAAGGAGCTGACGTACGAGGACGCACCGCGCCCGGTGCCCGGTGCGGGCGAGGTGCTGGTGGCCGTGCGGTCCGCCTCGATCACCCGGGGCGAGCTGGACTGGGACGCCACCTGGACGGACGCCCTCGACGGCAGCGGGAACCTGCGCGTGCCGATCGTGCCGTCGAAGGAGGTGTCCGGGGTCGTCGTCGCGGCAGGCCCCGGGGCGACGGACTGGGGTCCGGGCGACGAGGTGTACGGGCTGATCCCGTTCACCCGGGACGGGGCGGCCGCCGAGTTCACCACGGTTCCGGCGGCCGTGCTCGCCGCCAAGCCGCCGCGGCTCGATCACGACCGGGCGGCCGCCCTGCCGCTCGCCGGGCTCACGGCGTGGCAGGCGCTGGTCACCCACGGCGGTGTGCGGCCCGGCGCGCACGTCCTGGTGCACGGCGGCGCGGGCGGAGTCGGGTCGATCGCCGTGCAGGTCGCGGCAGCCCTCGGGGCCCGGGTCGTCGCCACGGCCACCGCCGAGACGGCGGACTTCGTCCGGGAACTGGGCGCCGACGAGGTCGTCGACCGTCGGGCCGGGCGCTTCGAGGCGTTCGTCGAGGACGTGGATCTGGTCCTCGACACGGTCGGCGGCGACACCCAGGACCGCTCCTGGCTGGTGCTGCGGCCCGGGGGCGTCCTGGTGAGCATCGTCTCCCCGCCGGATCCGACCAGGGCGGGCGGCGTGTTCTTCGTGGTGGAGCCGGACCGGACGGGGCTGGAGGAGCTGTCCCGGCTCGTCAAGGACCGGAAGCTGACCCCGCGCGTGGACCGGGTGGTCCCGCTGGAGGAGACCCCGCAGGCCTACGCCGCGCTGGAGCACGCCAACCGGCGCGGGAAGATCGTCATCCGGGTGTCGTGA
- a CDS encoding carbohydrate kinase family protein: MKVVTLGVHVLDVLVRPVEAIPEGQGATLVEDIRMTAAGTAGGTALTLAKLGASVRSAGAIGTDPTGDMLVQLLGRAGIDTGCLVRRADTPTSASVLPVRPNGDRPSLHLLGANITYGLDDIPWDAIAEATHLHLGGPELIGVDVAARILAHAKEHGVVTSVDLLAPGVLGGFEQIAAALPYVDHLLPNDEQVLGFSGEEDLVTGAKKFLGAGAGLVAVTRGGDGALLVTEEGTETVPAFAIDVVDTTGCGDAFSAGFLRGVGLGRTPRESAVLGCAAAALVAQGLGSDHGDFDLAAADAFAAAHKSRA; the protein is encoded by the coding sequence ATGAAGGTCGTCACGCTGGGCGTACATGTGCTGGACGTGCTGGTGCGGCCGGTGGAGGCCATACCCGAGGGCCAGGGCGCGACCCTGGTGGAGGACATCCGGATGACCGCCGCCGGCACCGCAGGCGGGACCGCGCTCACCCTGGCCAAGCTGGGCGCCTCGGTGCGCAGTGCGGGCGCCATCGGCACCGATCCCACCGGAGACATGCTGGTCCAGCTGCTGGGCCGGGCGGGCATCGACACCGGGTGCCTCGTCCGCCGCGCGGACACCCCCACCTCGGCGAGCGTCCTGCCCGTCCGCCCGAACGGCGACCGGCCCTCGCTGCATCTGCTCGGCGCCAACATCACCTACGGGCTCGACGACATCCCCTGGGACGCGATCGCCGAAGCCACGCATCTGCACCTCGGCGGCCCCGAACTGATCGGGGTCGACGTCGCCGCGCGCATCCTGGCGCACGCCAAGGAGCACGGCGTCGTCACCTCCGTGGACCTGCTCGCCCCCGGTGTCCTCGGCGGCTTCGAGCAGATCGCGGCGGCCCTGCCGTACGTCGACCACCTGCTGCCCAACGACGAACAGGTCCTGGGCTTCTCCGGCGAGGAGGACCTGGTCACGGGCGCCAAGAAGTTCCTCGGCGCGGGTGCTGGCCTCGTCGCGGTAACGCGCGGCGGTGACGGCGCGCTCCTGGTCACCGAGGAGGGCACCGAAACGGTCCCCGCCTTCGCGATCGACGTCGTCGACACCACCGGCTGCGGTGACGCCTTCTCGGCCGGGTTCCTGCGCGGAGTGGGCCTGGGCCGTACACCCCGCGAGTCCGCCGTGCTCGGCTGTGCCGCGGCGGCCCTGGTGGCCCAGGGACTCGGCAGTGACCACGGCGACTTCGACCTCGCGGCCGCCGACGCGTTCGCCGCGGCGCACAAGTCGCGCGCCTGA
- a CDS encoding alpha/beta hydrolase codes for MGDTREHVLTGTRGTISAREWPRPRPRYIALVVHGYGEHAGRYDALADVLTGHGAVVYGPDHIGHGRSAGERVVIEDFEDVVTDVHTVAGLARTAHPGLPLVVIGHSMGGLIAARYAQRYGDELAALVLSGPVIGVWELPERLLALDEIPDTPISPGALSRDPAVGAAYAADPLVWHGPMKRPTLEAFVRTLETVAKGGDAGPLPLLWLHGDDDRLVPLPGSRIGVERLSDGRWTERIYAGARHEVFNETNRAEVFADLTTFLDGVLTA; via the coding sequence ATGGGCGACACGCGGGAGCACGTCCTCACCGGGACCCGCGGCACGATCAGCGCACGCGAGTGGCCGCGCCCGCGGCCCCGGTACATCGCCCTGGTGGTGCACGGGTACGGCGAGCACGCGGGCCGCTACGACGCGCTCGCCGACGTCCTGACCGGGCACGGGGCGGTGGTCTACGGCCCCGATCACATCGGCCACGGCAGGTCGGCGGGCGAACGCGTGGTGATCGAGGACTTCGAGGACGTGGTCACCGATGTGCACACCGTGGCCGGTCTGGCCCGCACCGCGCACCCGGGCCTGCCCCTCGTCGTGATCGGCCACTCCATGGGCGGCCTGATCGCGGCCCGCTACGCCCAGCGGTACGGCGACGAGCTCGCCGCGCTCGTGCTGTCCGGCCCGGTCATCGGCGTCTGGGAGCTGCCGGAGCGGCTGCTCGCCCTCGACGAGATCCCGGACACCCCCATCAGCCCGGGCGCGCTCTCCCGCGACCCGGCGGTGGGCGCCGCGTACGCCGCCGATCCGCTGGTCTGGCACGGTCCGATGAAGCGCCCGACGCTGGAGGCGTTCGTACGGACCCTGGAGACCGTCGCCAAGGGCGGCGACGCCGGTCCGCTCCCGCTGCTGTGGCTGCACGGCGACGACGACCGGCTGGTGCCGCTGCCCGGCAGCCGCATCGGCGTGGAGCGGCTGAGCGACGGCCGATGGACCGAGCGGATCTACGCCGGGGCACGGCACGAGGTCTTCAACGAGACGAACCGCGCGGAGGTCTTCGCGGACCTGACCACCTTCCTGGACGGCGTGCTGACGGCCTGA
- a CDS encoding TetR/AcrR family transcriptional regulator, with translation MGEPTTETDRADGVTPLRRTPRQARSKARLAQVLEAAERVLVSEGVESLTTTRVAAEAKVSVGSLYQYLPDRDAIIDALAGRYFARLEAVMEDFARAAADERWDDPVGVLIDACAAVYRTEHGFRALWFGSGLTERTREADRAHKHRMADGVRRILLALGLAEDDEALSRACHAAFLAADALAQEAFRRGPEGDTALLAEARTMLRGYLTEVTGRYRP, from the coding sequence GTGGGCGAGCCGACCACGGAAACCGACCGCGCCGACGGCGTCACCCCGCTGCGCCGCACGCCCCGGCAGGCGCGCAGCAAGGCCCGCCTGGCCCAAGTCCTGGAGGCCGCCGAGCGGGTCCTGGTCTCCGAGGGCGTCGAGTCGCTGACCACCACACGCGTCGCGGCGGAGGCGAAGGTGTCGGTCGGCTCGCTGTACCAGTACCTGCCCGACCGCGACGCCATCATCGACGCCCTGGCGGGCAGATACTTCGCCCGGCTCGAGGCGGTCATGGAGGACTTCGCCCGGGCCGCGGCCGACGAGCGCTGGGACGACCCGGTCGGCGTGCTGATCGACGCCTGTGCAGCGGTCTACCGCACCGAACACGGCTTCCGGGCGCTGTGGTTCGGCAGCGGTCTGACCGAGCGGACCCGGGAGGCGGACCGCGCGCACAAGCACCGGATGGCCGACGGGGTCCGCCGCATTCTGCTCGCACTGGGCCTGGCCGAGGACGACGAGGCCCTGAGCCGGGCCTGCCACGCCGCGTTCCTGGCCGCCGACGCACTCGCCCAGGAGGCGTTCCGCCGCGGCCCCGAGGGCGACACCGCCCTCCTCGCCGAGGCCAGAACCATGCTGCGGGGCTACCTCACCGAGGTCACCGGACGCTACCGGCCCTAG